From Magnolia sinica isolate HGM2019 chromosome 13, MsV1, whole genome shotgun sequence, one genomic window encodes:
- the LOC131224111 gene encoding late embryogenesis abundant protein EMB564 yields the protein MASGQQKKQELDARARQGETVVPGGTGGKSLEAQEHLAEGRSRGGQTRRDQLGTEGYQEMGRKGGLSTTDQQSGGERAAEGGINMDESKLRS from the exons atggcATCAGGACAACAGAAGAAGCAGGAGCTTGATGCAAGGGCAAGGCAAGGAGAGACTGTGGTCCCTGGTGGGACCGGTGGAAAGAGCCTCGAAGCTCAGGAACATCTTGCtgaag GAAGGAGCCGAGGAGGGCAGACAAGGAGGGATCAGCTGGGGACAGAAGGGTATCAGGAAATGGGGCGAAAGGGTGGGCTAAGCACCACGGACCAGCAGTCTGGTGGAGAAAGAGCTGCTGAGGGTGGTATCAACATGGATGAGTCCAAGTTGAGATCTTAA